Proteins from a single region of Chlamydia buteonis:
- a CDS encoding queuosine precursor transporter, which translates to MSFHKNRVLFNLSLTFSLILILSNLVAASRLVITSYFTIPGGLILYPATFVISNIVNEVFGPEKTRRMVLSAFAGNIFALVFLHIVSFLPASSPDVEYAWHTLFDISPIVFIASFVSFSVSQQLEIVSFHFLKQHFPNTPAWLRNNTSTLLSQMIDTFIVDFGVIYLGMRLPFTKTLQIMMCSYFYKAFFNILTTPIFYIGVRKSYASAKIM; encoded by the coding sequence ATGTCTTTTCATAAAAATAGGGTGCTTTTTAACCTATCACTCACATTTTCATTGATTTTGATCCTATCAAATCTCGTGGCAGCTTCTAGGCTTGTTATTACCTCCTACTTCACGATCCCTGGAGGGCTGATACTCTATCCCGCAACCTTTGTAATCTCTAATATTGTTAATGAGGTCTTTGGCCCTGAGAAAACCCGGCGTATGGTTTTGTCTGCATTTGCTGGAAACATATTCGCATTGGTATTCCTTCATATTGTCTCTTTTCTTCCGGCATCTTCTCCAGATGTAGAGTATGCATGGCACACCCTTTTTGACATTAGCCCGATAGTATTTATAGCGTCCTTTGTCTCTTTTTCAGTCTCTCAGCAGCTAGAGATTGTCTCCTTTCACTTCCTCAAACAACACTTTCCTAACACTCCTGCTTGGCTACGTAACAATACCTCCACACTGCTCTCTCAAATGATAGACACGTTTATTGTGGATTTTGGCGTCATTTACCTAGGAATGCGCCTCCCTTTTACAAAAACCCTACAAATCATGATGTGCTCTTATTTTTATAAAGCTTTCTTTAACATTCTCACCACACCCATCTTTTATATCGGGGTAAGAAAATCTTATGCGTCTGCAAAGATAATGTAA